A window from Anaerolineae bacterium encodes these proteins:
- a CDS encoding IS630 family transposase: MVGASPSAVWEWKRRLEEEGEEALQARPRPKRKRRLSEEQQQRLSELLLQGPRAVGFPTELWTLKRVAQVIEREFGIQYHPAHVWRILRAMGFSYQKPERRARERDEEAIRRWRKMT, translated from the coding sequence CTGGTAGGGGCTTCGCCTTCGGCCGTGTGGGAATGGAAACGGCGCCTGGAGGAAGAAGGAGAAGAGGCCCTCCAGGCCCGGCCCCGGCCTAAACGGAAGCGGCGGCTCAGTGAGGAGCAACAACAGCGCTTGAGCGAACTGCTGCTCCAAGGCCCACGAGCGGTGGGGTTTCCGACCGAGTTATGGACCCTGAAACGGGTGGCCCAGGTGATCGAACGGGAGTTTGGCATCCAGTACCATCCTGCGCATGTGTGGCGCATCTTACGCGCCATGGGCTTCAGTTACCAGAAACCGGAACGGCGGGCACGGGAACGGGACGAAGAAGCCATCCGACGGTGGCGCAAAATGACTTGA